In a genomic window of Methanoregula sp.:
- the trpE gene encoding anthranilate synthase component I produces MKQQLKFNLGLNEYLTAVKDQPKPLIIPLCAEIPLPDISPLDVYTGTRNGCGFLLESMEGSEKIARYSYIGIDPEFVVTIGSSVHVRGNERFTAIAKEPEGETPVDKIKSILSRFCYVNVKAPRFFGGMVGYFAYDCVYSLFEKVREGHNGVSPDLGNHAPEDHDASFMLTKDCIVFDHAERKLFIFSSPFLTYESDLKEEYEQSIAKIRALGDHIAFLASGKNASGTLKQASGKKPEYIPSVSQEAFERSVERVKEHIVAGDIFQAVISRRMECAVKNDPFSIYAALREINPSPYMYYLDFGDEQVIGASPEMLVRVERRRVTTVPIAGTRPRGRDAREDAQLAQELLNDPKERAEHTMLVDLARNDIGRVCRFGSVEVGEFMGIEKFSHVQHIVSTVNGMLRDNLDCYDAFKSCFPAGTVSGAPKIRAMQIIGEEETQNRGIYAGAVGYIGFDRNLEFAIAIRTVIVRNGRAYVQVGAGIVADSVPANEWKETESKASAMLRAIERAGVSP; encoded by the coding sequence ATGAAACAACAACTGAAATTTAATCTTGGACTGAATGAATACCTGACCGCAGTAAAAGACCAGCCAAAACCGTTAATAATTCCACTCTGCGCCGAGATTCCATTGCCGGATATCTCGCCGCTGGATGTATATACGGGGACCCGGAACGGTTGTGGGTTCCTGCTCGAATCAATGGAGGGGAGCGAAAAGATCGCCCGCTACTCCTATATCGGGATCGATCCCGAGTTCGTGGTCACCATCGGTTCGTCCGTACACGTACGGGGCAATGAGCGATTTACTGCGATTGCAAAAGAACCTGAGGGCGAGACACCGGTTGATAAAATCAAGTCGATCCTCTCCCGGTTCTGTTATGTGAACGTAAAGGCTCCCCGGTTCTTCGGGGGCATGGTCGGTTACTTTGCGTACGACTGCGTGTACTCGCTCTTTGAGAAAGTACGCGAGGGGCACAACGGTGTATCGCCTGATCTCGGGAACCATGCTCCTGAAGATCATGACGCAAGTTTCATGCTCACCAAGGACTGTATTGTATTCGATCACGCCGAACGGAAACTCTTCATCTTCTCCAGCCCGTTCCTCACCTACGAATCCGACCTGAAAGAAGAATATGAACAGAGCATCGCAAAGATAAGGGCACTGGGCGATCATATCGCATTCCTTGCATCGGGAAAGAACGCGAGTGGAACACTGAAGCAGGCAAGCGGTAAAAAGCCGGAGTATATCCCGTCCGTATCACAAGAAGCCTTTGAGCGATCCGTAGAACGGGTAAAGGAGCACATTGTCGCAGGGGACATCTTCCAGGCAGTGATCTCACGCAGGATGGAGTGTGCGGTGAAAAACGATCCGTTCTCGATCTATGCGGCGCTCCGGGAGATCAACCCGAGCCCGTACATGTATTATCTCGATTTTGGGGACGAGCAGGTGATCGGGGCGAGTCCCGAAATGCTCGTCCGGGTTGAGCGGCGGCGGGTAACGACCGTGCCAATTGCCGGCACCCGTCCGCGGGGACGCGACGCCCGTGAGGACGCACAGCTTGCGCAGGAGCTTCTCAACGATCCCAAAGAGCGGGCTGAGCACACAATGCTTGTCGATCTCGCAAGAAACGATATCGGACGGGTCTGCCGGTTCGGTTCGGTTGAAGTCGGAGAATTCATGGGTATTGAGAAGTTCTCCCATGTCCAGCACATTGTCTCTACGGTCAATGGCATGCTCCGGGACAACCTGGATTGTTATGATGCCTTCAAATCCTGTTTCCCTGCCGGAACGGTATCCGGTGCACCGAAGATCCGTGCAATGCAGATCATCGGCGAGGAAGAGACCCAGAACCGCGGGATCTATGCCGGAGCTGTCGGGTATATCGGGTTTGACCGCAATCTCGAGTTCGCAATTGCGATCCGGACCGTGATTGTCCGCAATGGCCGGGCATACGTGCAGGTGGGTGCGGGTATCGTCGCGGATTCGGTACCGGCAAATGAATGGAAAGAGACCGAGAGCAAGGCATCGGCGATGCTGCGGGCGATCGAGCGGGCAGGGGTATCGCCATGA
- a CDS encoding aminodeoxychorismate/anthranilate synthase component II, with the protein MKVLIVDCYDSFTFNLYQQVGKLGGNPVVMTCDTPLEQLEKCGCDRIILSPGPGTPHDSGVCMEVLETMSRTIPTLGVCLGHQAICTAFGGEVIRAQHLMHGKTSAIRHDGQGVFTGMPAPFTATRYHSLVAREDSLPAELQVSATSLDDHYVMGVRHTQYPIEGVQFHPESVLSQEGDRIIRNFLAGTGGAS; encoded by the coding sequence ATGAAAGTCCTGATCGTGGACTGCTATGACAGTTTCACCTTCAACCTGTACCAGCAGGTCGGAAAACTCGGGGGCAACCCGGTAGTCATGACCTGCGATACACCGCTTGAACAGCTGGAAAAGTGCGGGTGCGACCGGATCATCCTCTCACCCGGGCCGGGAACACCCCACGATTCCGGTGTCTGTATGGAAGTGTTAGAGACGATGAGCAGAACGATTCCCACGCTGGGGGTCTGTCTCGGGCACCAGGCGATCTGCACCGCTTTCGGCGGCGAAGTCATCAGGGCACAGCACCTGATGCATGGCAAGACCTCGGCAATCCGTCATGACGGGCAGGGTGTTTTTACCGGTATGCCAGCACCCTTTACCGCGACACGCTACCACTCGCTGGTTGCCCGTGAAGATTCCCTGCCCGCGGAACTGCAGGTTTCGGCAACAAGCCTTGACGATCATTACGTGATGGGGGTCCGGCATACCCAATACCCGATCGAAGGTGTCCAGTTCCACCCGGAGAGCGTCCTGTCGCAGGAAGGCGACCGGATTATCCGGAATTTTCTTGCCGGAACGGGAGGGGCATCATGA
- the trpD gene encoding anthranilate phosphoribosyltransferase, whose amino-acid sequence MIVKEILTKLAARQDLTPAEAAGMMSMIMEGKATQAQIGALLLALHMKGETAAEIAAFARVMRDHAITVRPVTGRMLVDTCGTGGDGAQTFNISTASAFVAAGAGCPVVKHGNRGVSSRCGSADVLAALGVSLAPAPEIQARIVEEVGIAFFFAPNYHPAMKHVMTARQELGCRTVFNILGPLANPAGAQAQVLGVYRPDLTGTLADVLRMLGLSRAMVVHGAGLDEITTTGDTVIAELGNGAIRTYTIRCETFGIAPAHLADLAGGDAQQNARIIRDILQGERGAARDIVLMNAGAAIYVGGLASDLHEGIRLAAVSIDSGSASARLDALVDATRGVA is encoded by the coding sequence ATGATAGTGAAAGAGATTCTCACAAAACTTGCAGCACGGCAGGATCTTACTCCTGCTGAAGCGGCAGGGATGATGAGCATGATCATGGAAGGAAAGGCCACCCAGGCGCAGATCGGTGCATTGCTCCTTGCGCTGCATATGAAAGGTGAGACCGCTGCCGAGATCGCTGCCTTTGCCCGGGTGATGCGGGATCATGCGATCACGGTAAGGCCGGTGACCGGGCGGATGCTTGTCGACACCTGCGGTACCGGTGGAGACGGGGCGCAGACGTTCAACATCAGCACCGCTTCAGCGTTCGTTGCTGCGGGAGCAGGTTGCCCGGTCGTCAAACACGGCAACCGGGGCGTGAGCAGCAGGTGCGGTTCGGCAGATGTCCTCGCGGCACTGGGGGTTAGTCTCGCACCTGCCCCGGAAATACAGGCGCGAATCGTGGAAGAAGTCGGCATCGCTTTCTTCTTTGCCCCGAATTACCACCCGGCCATGAAACATGTGATGACCGCCCGGCAGGAACTCGGCTGCAGAACGGTCTTCAACATCCTCGGTCCGCTGGCAAACCCTGCGGGTGCACAGGCACAGGTGCTTGGCGTCTACCGGCCGGACCTTACGGGTACCCTGGCCGATGTGCTCAGGATGCTGGGACTCTCGCGGGCGATGGTGGTCCATGGTGCCGGTCTTGACGAGATCACCACTACGGGAGATACCGTCATCGCTGAGCTCGGTAACGGAGCGATCCGCACATACACGATCCGGTGCGAGACATTCGGTATTGCACCTGCACACCTGGCAGATCTCGCAGGCGGCGATGCACAGCAGAACGCCCGCATCATCCGCGATATCCTTCAGGGCGAGCGGGGGGCAGCACGGGACATTGTGCTCATGAACGCGGGAGCCGCGATATATGTTGGCGGGCTTGCCTCGGATCTTCATGAAGGGATCCGGCTTGCTGCCGTTTCCATAGATTCGGGCAGTGCTTCTGCCCGGCTCGATGCGCTGGTGGATGCAACGCGGGGTGTGGCATGA
- a CDS encoding indole-3-glycerol phosphate synthase TrpC encodes MILDEIIRRTEKRVARLPATFPENGTRPPASLIGAIRNRDSRNAIIAEIKCASPSRGTIRRNVDMAMMAGVLAGKGCVALSVLTEPYFFGGSGQDITRVKSAVSIPVLRKDFIIDEHQLAETRALGADAVLLIAAVLKERLPAFVDLAQEYGLEPLVEVHNAEEIKTALATRAELIGINNRNLVTLTIDRSTTRLLSESVRSAGRTIVSESGMRSADDIREMKPYCDAFLIGSSIMMHERPEKKLEEFVCA; translated from the coding sequence ATGATCCTCGATGAGATCATCAGGCGCACGGAAAAACGGGTTGCCCGGTTACCGGCAACGTTTCCAGAGAATGGTACCAGACCTCCCGCAAGCCTGATCGGGGCGATACGGAACAGGGACAGCAGGAACGCGATAATTGCCGAGATCAAATGCGCATCCCCCAGCCGTGGCACCATCCGGCGCAACGTGGACATGGCAATGATGGCAGGTGTGCTTGCGGGCAAGGGATGCGTGGCACTCTCGGTGCTGACCGAGCCATATTTCTTCGGGGGCTCGGGACAGGATATCACCCGGGTGAAATCCGCGGTCAGCATCCCGGTTCTCAGGAAGGACTTCATTATTGATGAACATCAGCTCGCAGAGACACGGGCACTCGGGGCTGACGCGGTGCTCCTGATTGCTGCGGTGCTCAAAGAGCGCCTGCCGGCATTTGTCGATCTCGCACAGGAGTACGGTCTTGAACCGCTTGTCGAGGTTCACAATGCAGAAGAAATTAAAACTGCTCTTGCCACCCGAGCAGAACTGATCGGCATAAACAACCGCAATCTTGTAACGCTCACCATAGACCGCTCCACCACACGGCTTCTCTCGGAGAGTGTCCGCTCCGCGGGAAGAACGATCGTATCAGAAAGTGGTATGCGCTCAGCCGATGATATCCGGGAGATGAAACCCTACTGCGATGCGTTCCTGATCGGTTCATCGATCATGATGCACGAGCGCCCGGAGAAGAAACTCGAGGAGTTCGTATGCGCATAA
- a CDS encoding phosphoribosylanthranilate isomerase, whose product MRIKCCGITRPEDARYAEACGADAIGVVVFSPTSKRSVTPEQAREIFDAVGPFTTTVAVSHTTSQEDLEKMLALHMDAIQISHPFVFREKPAAKVIRVIGRDDPVPTDCDAIIVDESHGSGKNFDLSHAHSVVQRSALPVILAGGLTPENVADAIRQVHPYAVDVASGIETAPGIKDHKKIAAFIAAARKSVP is encoded by the coding sequence ATGCGCATAAAGTGCTGCGGAATCACGAGACCGGAAGATGCACGGTACGCAGAGGCGTGCGGGGCAGATGCAATTGGTGTTGTGGTGTTTTCCCCGACATCAAAACGGTCAGTAACACCGGAACAGGCACGGGAGATTTTTGATGCGGTCGGACCGTTTACCACAACCGTTGCGGTGAGCCATACCACGTCACAGGAAGACCTCGAAAAGATGCTTGCCCTGCACATGGATGCAATCCAGATCTCGCATCCGTTTGTGTTCCGGGAAAAACCGGCTGCAAAAGTGATCCGGGTCATCGGGCGGGATGATCCGGTTCCAACTGACTGCGATGCGATCATCGTTGATGAGAGCCATGGCAGCGGGAAAAATTTTGATCTCTCGCATGCCCATAGCGTGGTGCAGCGATCCGCATTACCGGTCATCCTTGCCGGGGGACTTACCCCGGAAAATGTGGCGGATGCTATCCGGCAGGTGCACCCCTATGCTGTTGATGTGGCAAGCGGTATCGAGACGGCACCAGGAATCAAAGACCATAAGAAAATAGCTGCATTCATTGCGGCAGCACGAAAGAGCGTACCATGA
- the trpB gene encoding tryptophan synthase subunit beta, which translates to MTTKGRYGQYGGQYVSETLMSALIELEGEYEKVRKDPQFARDLAALQTEYAGRETPLTFCPNASKELGCKIYLKREDLVHGGSHKLNNTLGQALLAKKMGKKRLIAETGAGQHGVATAIVGAALGMPVEVYMGEVDTQRQALNVFRMELMGAKVIPVKSGTKTLKDAINEALRDWVANVRDTYYLIGSAVGPHPYPLMVRDFQSVIGREAREQVMRKEGRLPSAVVACVGGGSNAIGIFYPFLNDDVKLIGVEAGGEGIETGKHSATLCAGDTGVLHGTLSYLLQDAHGQILPTHSISAGLDYPGVGPEHAMLKDKHRVTYAAVNDPEVLDAFRFLSKTEGIIPALESAHAVAYVMQNADRFDRDDIVIINLSGRGDKDVAEVAKMQGCL; encoded by the coding sequence ATGACAACAAAAGGAAGATACGGACAATACGGCGGACAGTACGTTTCCGAGACACTGATGAGCGCACTCATCGAGCTCGAAGGCGAATATGAAAAAGTGAGGAAAGATCCCCAGTTCGCCCGGGATCTTGCCGCATTACAGACTGAATACGCGGGACGCGAGACACCTCTTACCTTCTGCCCGAATGCCTCGAAGGAACTCGGGTGCAAGATCTATCTCAAGCGTGAGGATCTCGTACACGGGGGTTCGCATAAACTGAACAATACTCTCGGACAGGCACTCCTCGCCAAAAAGATGGGCAAGAAACGGCTGATCGCCGAGACCGGTGCCGGGCAGCACGGGGTTGCAACAGCGATCGTCGGTGCTGCGCTGGGCATGCCCGTTGAGGTGTACATGGGCGAGGTGGACACGCAGCGGCAGGCGCTCAATGTCTTCCGCATGGAGCTGATGGGGGCAAAGGTGATCCCGGTTAAATCCGGGACAAAGACACTCAAGGACGCGATCAACGAAGCGCTTCGCGACTGGGTGGCAAACGTCCGGGACACCTACTACCTGATCGGTTCGGCAGTTGGTCCGCACCCGTACCCGCTCATGGTGAGGGACTTCCAGTCGGTGATCGGCAGGGAGGCGCGGGAGCAGGTGATGAGAAAAGAGGGCAGGCTTCCAAGCGCGGTGGTTGCGTGCGTGGGCGGCGGGTCGAATGCAATTGGCATCTTCTACCCGTTCCTGAACGATGATGTGAAACTGATCGGTGTAGAGGCAGGGGGCGAGGGGATCGAGACAGGAAAACATTCCGCCACGCTCTGCGCCGGTGATACCGGTGTCCTGCACGGAACGCTCTCGTACCTCTTACAGGATGCGCACGGGCAGATACTTCCCACTCACAGTATCTCCGCAGGCCTCGATTATCCGGGTGTTGGCCCGGAACATGCGATGCTCAAGGACAAACACCGCGTGACCTATGCGGCAGTGAATGATCCGGAAGTGCTGGACGCTTTCAGGTTCCTTTCAAAAACCGAGGGGATCATCCCGGCCCTGGAGTCCGCCCATGCAGTGGCATATGTAATGCAGAACGCGGACCGGTTTGACAGGGATGACATCGTGATCATCAACCTCTCGGGACGGGGCGACAAGGATGTAGCTGAAGTGGCAAAGATGCAGGGGTGCTTATAA
- the trpA gene encoding tryptophan synthase subunit alpha gives MGRIETAFAAASLKKPAFIGFTVAGDPDKAACVRIARALIAGGTDILELGIPFSDPVADGPTIQKADERALAAGTTPDTVFEIVREIRKGSDVPIVFLTYYNIVHRRGIERFYREAYDAGVDGILIADMPVEESEEVCAVAARTGIDPIFLITQTTSDERLKKIAAKARGYLYLVAVLGVTGVREQVSGGAIDLLHRVRRHTSLPLALGFGISTPAHAQTCARAGADGVIVGSAIVEIVERNLKNPGVMERELQDYVKAMKRAASVKQ, from the coding sequence ATGGGACGGATCGAAACGGCATTTGCCGCAGCCTCCTTAAAAAAACCAGCCTTCATCGGGTTTACCGTTGCAGGAGACCCGGACAAGGCTGCCTGTGTCCGGATCGCCCGGGCACTGATCGCCGGGGGAACCGACATCCTCGAACTGGGGATTCCCTTCTCCGACCCGGTAGCGGACGGTCCGACAATCCAGAAAGCCGATGAACGGGCACTTGCAGCAGGCACGACACCGGACACCGTGTTTGAGATCGTCAGGGAGATCCGCAAAGGTTCTGATGTCCCGATCGTGTTCCTCACGTACTACAACATTGTCCATCGTCGCGGGATCGAGCGGTTCTATCGTGAAGCGTATGATGCCGGCGTTGACGGCATCCTTATCGCCGATATGCCGGTCGAAGAATCAGAGGAAGTCTGTGCTGTTGCAGCACGCACCGGCATCGACCCGATCTTCCTCATTACCCAGACGACCTCTGATGAACGGCTCAAAAAGATTGCAGCAAAGGCACGCGGGTACCTGTACCTTGTCGCGGTGCTGGGTGTTACCGGTGTGCGTGAACAGGTTTCCGGCGGGGCAATCGATCTCCTGCACCGGGTCCGCAGGCACACTTCTCTTCCCCTGGCACTCGGCTTTGGCATCTCGACTCCCGCACATGCACAGACCTGCGCCCGCGCCGGAGCTGACGGGGTGATCGTGGGCAGCGCAATTGTGGAGATTGTCGAGCGCAACTTAAAAAACCCGGGCGTGATGGAACGGGAGTTGCAGGATTACGTGAAGGCGATGAAACGGGCAGCTTCGGTTAAACAGTGA
- a CDS encoding DUF333 domain-containing protein — protein MKSKNTFLIIMGICLVAVLLAAGCTQPTTPAATGMANPASVNCGKVGATSEIMNNPDGSQYGMCKFPNGTSCEEWALFRGEGCKAGAAVTTTAPAMAGLANPASVNCGKVGGKTEIKKDAQGNEYGMCTFTNGTTCDEWALFRNEGCKPFTPVTTTAAAVGMANPASVNCGKVGATSEIMNNPDGSQYGMCKFPNGTSCEEWALFRGEGCKPNVAPTATLAKK, from the coding sequence ATGAAGTCAAAAAACACTTTCCTTATCATTATGGGCATATGTCTTGTTGCCGTTCTTCTTGCTGCCGGTTGCACCCAGCCGACGACACCCGCAGCGACGGGTATGGCGAATCCCGCATCCGTCAACTGCGGTAAAGTCGGGGCCACATCAGAGATTATGAATAACCCTGACGGCAGCCAGTACGGCATGTGCAAGTTCCCGAACGGAACTTCCTGCGAGGAATGGGCACTTTTCCGTGGCGAAGGTTGTAAGGCTGGAGCTGCAGTAACCACAACCGCACCGGCCATGGCCGGCCTCGCGAATCCGGCATCCGTCAACTGTGGTAAAGTAGGTGGAAAAACCGAGATTAAGAAAGATGCACAGGGTAATGAGTACGGCATGTGCACGTTTACCAATGGCACCACCTGTGATGAATGGGCACTCTTCCGTAATGAAGGATGTAAACCGTTCACCCCCGTGACCACAACCGCAGCAGCAGTTGGTATGGCAAACCCGGCCTCCGTGAACTGCGGCAAAGTCGGGGCTACATCAGAGATTATGAATAATCCTGACGGCAGCCAGTACGGCATGTGCAAGTTCCCCAACGGGACTTCCTGCGAGGAATGGGCACTCTTCCGTGGCGAAGGCTGCAAACCGAATGTGGCACCAACCGCCACCCTGGCAAAAAAATAA
- a CDS encoding YkgJ family cysteine cluster protein — protein sequence MVAFDCSSCGKCCASFGAFIKIERQLTSRDYYCRYGIKNELFLAHIEGECADTYPPGLKNGEPAKGCPFMRKKPDGKGFACAIYATRPRICREFQCYRLVIYTSDGHECGRIMGTGELKTGDKTLAQIWKEEILPMPHNDDARWEKSVIACLAAHGYRGEPVE from the coding sequence ATGGTGGCATTCGATTGTTCGTCGTGCGGGAAATGCTGCGCGAGTTTCGGGGCGTTTATTAAAATTGAGCGCCAGCTCACCAGCCGCGATTATTACTGCCGGTACGGGATAAAGAACGAGCTCTTCCTCGCCCATATAGAGGGAGAGTGTGCTGACACCTATCCGCCCGGTTTAAAAAATGGTGAGCCGGCGAAAGGCTGCCCGTTCATGCGGAAAAAACCGGACGGGAAGGGCTTTGCCTGTGCAATCTATGCCACCCGCCCGCGAATCTGCCGGGAGTTCCAATGCTACCGGTTGGTGATCTACACCAGCGATGGCCATGAATGCGGCAGGATTATGGGAACGGGCGAGCTTAAAACCGGGGACAAAACGCTGGCACAGATCTGGAAAGAAGAGATCCTGCCGATGCCCCATAACGATGATGCCCGATGGGAAAAATCCGTGATCGCGTGCCTGGCAGCACATGGCTACCGCGGGGAACCTGTTGAATAG
- a CDS encoding HgcAB-associated protein, which translates to MPKKKLDNSPCTPGSEPCGCNPVTGCKVEAVLSVDERGQMVLPKDIREKAGIRTGDKLALISWEKDGSICCLALMKVENLSGMVKDVLGPLMHETEH; encoded by the coding sequence ATGCCCAAAAAGAAGCTAGATAATTCCCCATGCACACCCGGCAGTGAACCCTGCGGGTGCAACCCGGTCACCGGATGCAAAGTGGAAGCGGTATTGAGTGTTGACGAGCGCGGTCAGATGGTTCTTCCCAAAGATATCCGGGAAAAAGCCGGCATCAGAACCGGTGACAAACTTGCCCTGATCAGCTGGGAGAAGGATGGCAGCATCTGTTGTCTTGCTCTTATGAAGGTCGAGAACCTGAGCGGAATGGTAAAAGATGTGCTCGGGCCGCTTATGCACGAAACGGAACACTGA
- the hgcA gene encoding mercury methylation corrinoid protein HgcA, translating to MTSTQPSCCSCSSVADVSPCSCSPGTLQHAEIRKTDSTITFANRLDHFLARWGMNRMGHRVEPGLCLLGNPTPESPVFASANYTLSFDALRSALAGFDAYILVLDTKGINVWCAAGKGTFGTDELVSRIEAVGLADMVTHRKIIVPQLGAPGVSAHDVLRRSGFKVEYGPVRARDLPEYLITHKATPEMRRVEFPVRDRIILIPVELVHVALPAVIAAVALWFLAGPVAALAAIAAVVAGIVLFPILLPFIPTKDFSTKGLLLGGVVAIPFAITFASTRTLPGWAVTAGAVTPLLIMPAVTAYLALNFTGATTFTSRTGVRKEIFRYVPVITIMAGTGVVLGIALGVSRLLGVI from the coding sequence ATGACATCCACCCAACCATCCTGCTGCTCGTGCTCTTCCGTTGCAGACGTATCCCCGTGCAGCTGTAGTCCAGGGACTTTACAACATGCAGAAATCCGCAAAACGGACAGCACTATCACGTTTGCCAACCGGCTCGACCATTTCCTTGCCCGCTGGGGGATGAACCGTATGGGGCACCGGGTAGAACCCGGCCTCTGCCTGCTCGGCAACCCGACACCAGAATCCCCGGTCTTTGCCTCGGCAAACTATACGCTGAGCTTCGATGCCCTGCGTTCTGCACTTGCGGGATTCGATGCATATATCCTTGTGCTGGATACCAAAGGGATCAATGTCTGGTGCGCTGCCGGAAAAGGCACGTTCGGCACCGATGAACTGGTGAGCCGCATCGAAGCCGTCGGACTTGCCGATATGGTCACCCACCGGAAGATCATCGTCCCGCAACTGGGAGCACCGGGAGTATCCGCACATGACGTACTGCGCCGCTCCGGCTTTAAGGTCGAGTATGGCCCGGTACGGGCACGCGATCTCCCGGAATATCTCATAACACACAAGGCAACTCCGGAAATGCGGAGGGTGGAATTCCCGGTCCGCGACCGCATCATCCTTATCCCCGTGGAACTCGTCCACGTTGCCCTGCCAGCCGTTATCGCTGCTGTTGCACTCTGGTTCCTTGCCGGACCGGTTGCTGCACTTGCGGCCATCGCTGCAGTGGTTGCAGGGATCGTTTTATTCCCTATCCTGCTGCCATTCATCCCGACGAAGGACTTCTCCACAAAAGGTCTTCTCCTGGGTGGCGTTGTGGCAATCCCGTTTGCCATTACGTTCGCTTCAACCCGGACCCTGCCCGGCTGGGCAGTAACAGCTGGGGCTGTTACACCGCTTCTCATCATGCCGGCAGTGACCGCATATCTTGCACTGAACTTCACCGGTGCCACCACATTTACCTCACGGACGGGTGTAAGAAAGGAAATTTTCCGGTACGTACCGGTAATCACCATCATGGCCGGTACCGGAGTAGTACTGGGGATCGCGCTTGGCGTGAGCCGCCTTCTCGGGGTGATCTGA
- the hgcB gene encoding mercury methylation ferredoxin HgcB, producing the protein MLDSYRETTLKLDTGRCINCKHCTQVCPHGVFAEGPDHVELASPAACMECGACALNCPVQAIEVQSGVGCAWAMISAALRGKDMDSGECSCGGADGSCCGVQEEKTSCCDKK; encoded by the coding sequence ATGTTAGATTCCTACAGGGAGACCACACTAAAACTGGATACCGGGCGATGCATCAACTGCAAACACTGCACCCAGGTCTGCCCCCACGGGGTGTTTGCAGAGGGGCCTGATCATGTGGAACTTGCCAGCCCGGCTGCCTGCATGGAGTGCGGTGCCTGTGCCCTGAACTGCCCGGTACAGGCAATCGAGGTTCAGAGCGGGGTCGGCTGTGCATGGGCAATGATCAGTGCCGCTCTGAGAGGAAAGGACATGGACAGCGGGGAATGCAGCTGCGGCGGGGCTGATGGATCCTGCTGTGGCGTTCAGGAAGAGAAAACCTCCTGCTGTGATAAAAAATGA
- a CDS encoding arsenate reductase ArsC, with protein MIPKTRVIFVCTANAARSQMAEGLLRAKYGDRYEVFSAGTRQSKVSTRAITVMQEIGIDIAHHRSKTLAEFEGKSFDLAVTLCDNAHAICPLVSGAKKTIHKGFSDPHLIPGTDETILDEYRRVRDDIAGWIETEFKTVPQK; from the coding sequence ATGATACCCAAAACACGGGTCATCTTTGTCTGCACGGCAAACGCAGCCCGCTCGCAGATGGCAGAGGGGCTGCTCCGGGCAAAATACGGCGACCGGTATGAAGTGTTCAGTGCCGGCACCCGCCAGTCGAAAGTGAGTACAAGGGCGATAACGGTGATGCAGGAGATCGGGATCGACATCGCGCACCACCGTTCAAAAACTCTCGCAGAGTTTGAGGGGAAATCCTTTGATCTTGCAGTAACTCTCTGCGACAATGCCCATGCAATCTGCCCCCTTGTATCCGGCGCAAAAAAGACCATCCACAAGGGGTTTTCTGATCCCCACCTGATACCCGGCACCGATGAGACAATCCTTGACGAATACCGCAGGGTGAGGGACGATATTGCCGGTTGGATCGAGACGGAGTTTAAGACAGTGCCCCAAAAATAA